The nucleotide window CGGGGGTGGAGGGCTATGTCGAATCCGCCGCGATGGGGCTGCTGGCGGGCCGGATGGCCGCTGCCGAGATCCTGGGCCGCGACCTGGCCCCGCCCCCCGCCGAGACCGCGACCGGCGCGCTGATTACCCATATCACCGGCGGCGCCGAGGCGAAGACCTTCCAGCCGATGAACGTCAATTTCGGGCTGTTCCCGCCGATCGAGGCCAAGGGCGGACGCCGGGGGCGCAAGGACCGCTACAAGGCCTATACCGACCGCGCGAAAGAGGCGTTTTCCCAGTGGCTTGCGGATCAAGGCTAAGGCGGACCCGCTTCGCGCCCTCACCCACCGGGCTCCTGCATCTCGGCCATGCCCATGCCGCGCTGGCCGCTGCCGCCCGCGCCGATCCGGGCGAGTTCCTGCTGCGGATCGAGGATATCGACGCCGCCCGCTGCCGCCCCGAGTTCGAGGCGGCGATATACGAGGATCTGGCCTGGCTCGGCCTTGACTGGCAGCGCCCGGTCATGCGGCAGTCCGAGCGGCGCGCCGCCTATGATTCGGCTCTCAACTACCTGATTTCGCTGAATCTTTGCTATCCCTGTCGCTGCAGCCGCGGTGATATCCGTGCCGCGCTTGCCGCCCCGCAAGAGGGGGTGCCGCTGGCCGGGCCGGATGGGCTGGTCTATCCCGGCACCTGCCGCGGGCGGGCGATGCGCTCGGCCGGGCCGCAGGACGCGATCCGACTGGATATGGAACGCGCGCTGACCTTTCTGCGTGGCACGGCGCTGGCCTTCTCCGAAACCGGGTCACTGCATACCGGAGTTCACAAACTGGATGAAGAACGCCTTGTAACCCATGTCGGTGACGTGATTCTATTCAGGCCAACCATCGGAACCTCCTACCATCTCGCGGTGGTGGTGGATGATGCTGCGCAGGGGATCACCGAAGTCACCCGGGGCGAAGATCTGTTTGAGGCCACGCAGATACATGTCGTTCTTCAGAAGTTACTTCAACTTCAGACGCCAAGCTATTACCATCACACACTTATCCGCGACGATGCAGGCAAGCGCCTCGCCAAGCGCGACGATGCCCGCGCCCTCCGCCGCTTCCGTGAGGACGGGGAAACCCCGGCGGATATCCGCATGAGGATCGGCCTGTAACCGTTTGTAAAGTCAGGCAATCGGTTCGGAGATCACCAATTCTTCCCCGTCCCGCAACGCCGTGTAGAAACAGCTGCGCCGGTTGGTGTGGCAGGCCGGCCCGGTCTGATCGACCAGCAGCAGCAGGCAATCCCGGTCGCAGTCGATCCTGAGCTCGACGAGCCGCTGCACATGGCCCGAGCTTCCGCCCTTGGTCCAGAGTAATTTTCTAGAGCGTGACCAATAGGTTACGTTGCCATCTTCAAGTGTTTTCCGAAGCGACTCCGCGTTCATCCAGGCCATCATCAGCACCTCGCCCGTCGCATGGTCCTGCGCAATGGCAGGGATCAGGCCATTGGCATCATAGCGCAGCGTGGAAAGTTCGAGAGGCATGAGGACACCTTTGCAAGTCAGCGGCTACCGACTATCTATAGCCTGCCCCCGGCGACGGAAACCCAAATGAGCGAAACAGACCTGATCCGCCTCTACTCGCAGCGCATCCTGGCGCTGGCGGCGGATATTCCGCATCTGGGCCGGCTGGCCGCACCGCAGGGAACGGCGCGGCGGCGCTCGCCGCTCTGCGGATCGACGGTGACGGCGGATGTGGTGCTGCGGGACGGAAAGATCGTGGACTTCCGGCAGGATGTGAAGGCCTGCGCGCTTGGCCAGGCCTCGGCCGCGGTGGCCGGGGCGGCGATGATCGGCCGCACCCGCACCGAGGTGGAGGCGGCGCGCGATGCGCTGGAGGCGATGCTGAAGCAGGGCGGGCCGGTGCCGCCCGCGCCCTTTGCCGGCTACGAGGTGCTGCTGCCCGCGCGCGACTATCGCAACCGCCATGCCTCGATCCTGCTGGCGCTGGAGGCGGCGGCAGAGGCGGCGGCGGCGGCGGAGTCCGGCCCTTAACCTTGCCGAAACCTGCACCGCGTTAGCCATGCACAAGGCAGTGCATAGGCAGATCCCGGATGATTCCCTTCCCTCCCCCCACGGCCGAGGCTCAGCCGGTTTCCGCAGCCCCCGATCCGGCTGGCGGTGGGTCGACCCGACTTCTTGCCCAGGCAGAGCTGTTAGGGCGCGACATCGTCGATGTCGCCGGATTCCTGGATGAGGTGGAGGCGGAGGCGGCGCAGCAGATCGCGCAGCTGGCGGCCGTGCGCCGGGGTGCCGATGCCGTGAGCTATGCCAATGCCGAGGCGATGGCCGCCGCCGAAGCGCTGGAGCGCGGGCCGAGGTGACGCTGTCGGCGGTGGAGGCTTCGGTGGCGCGGGTGCGCGGTGCGGGCCGGCGCGCGCAGGAAATCGCTACTTGGGTGCAGGAATTCGACCGGCGGATGACCGAGGTCGAGGCGGCGCTGGCAGGCATCCAGACCGCGAATGGTGAGATTGCGGGAATTGCCGGGCAGGTCAACATCCTGGCAATCAACGCGAAAATCGAGGCGGCGCGGGCCGGAGAGGCCGGACGCGGCTTTGCGGTTGTGGCCGAGGCGATCAACGAGCTGTCGCGCAAGACCGCCGCGACGGCGGGGGCGATCTCGGAAAACGTGCGCGGGCTCTCGGGGCGGATCAGCGGGCTCAAGGCCGATGCCGGCAAGATCTCGGCCGAGGCCGGCGCGGTGCGCAGCGAGGCCGCGGAAAGCGACCGCGCGATGGAGCATATCTCGGGCGGGCTGAAGGAGACGCGCAGCGGCGCCGCCGCCATCGCCAGCCGCAGCGCCGAGGTCGCGGGCGCGGTCGCCGCCTTTGCCCCGGCCGTAGCGCGGATCGGCTCGGGCGTCGAGGGGACGGCCACCGCGATTCACGAGACCCGCCAGCGGATTTCCGAGTTGATCGACGCCAGCGAGATCATCGTGCAAGAGGCGGTCGGCCTTGGCGCGAACTCGGTCGACGCGCGACTGATAGCCGAGGTTCAGGCCGCGGCCGAGGCGATCGGCAAGGCGTTCGAGGCCGGGGAGGCGCGGGGCGAGATCAGCGCGACCGCGCTGTTCGACCGCGACTACCGGGCGGTGCCGGGCAGCGATCCGCCACAATTCCTGACGAGGTTCACCGAGTTCACCGACCGGGTGCTGCCGGCCATTCAGGAACCGGCGCTGGCGCTGGACCCGCGGGTGGTGTTCTGCGCAGCGGTCGATCGCGGCGGCTATCTTCCTACGCATAACCGCAAATTCTCCCAGCCCCAGGGGCGCGATCCGGTCTGGAACGCCGCCCATGCCCGCAACCGCCGGATCTTTGACGACCGGGTGGCGCTGAAAGCCGGCAACTCCACGGCGCCGTTCCTGCTGCAGGTCTACCGGCGCGACATGGGCGGCGGCGCCTTTGTCACGATGAAGGACCTGTCGGCGCCGATCAGGGTGAAAGGCCGGCATTGGGGCGGCTTGCGGCTGGCCTATGGGTTCGATGGCTGAGGGCGATGACCCGGGCGGCAGAAAAAACCGCCGCGCATCCCGGGGGATGGCGGCGGCAAGTGGCGCAAATTCCGGGTCCGGCTGGCCGGGGTGCGGACCCGGCGGGGACAGGGGATGGTGCAGACGGGCGGGGTTGGGCCCGCCACACCCGCCGGGCGGAAAAGGCGCGAGGCAGTTCAGGAGGGCGCGCGGCGAGAGAACCGCGGGCCAGGAAGTGACAGTGCGGCGCAAGACTGCGGCGCAGAAGGGGGTGGCCGCAGGGATGGCCCGAGAGCGGATCTGCGCGCCCGCCGGCGGGCTGGAGGCCGGCGATTGCGCCAGAGGCCCTAAGACCCGGGGCAGATCCGGCCCAGCCAGAGCTTGGGGGCAAACGCGGGCGATGGCAGGCTGTGGTAGCGTCAAAGGCGCCTGAGTGAGACGGGCCGAAGTCAGATGACGCCGGGAAGGTGCAGCCCGACCACCAGCATCACCATCAGCGCCACCGCGCCGGCGGCATCCTCGATCAGCGTGTCGCGCGAGCGGAGAAGAACGGATTTGATCTCTGCGAACATCGGCTGGCTCCTGTCTGACGCTATGTTGCTACTTTGTTCTCATTTTCCAGCGCAACTGTAAAGAACTTTTTAAGAACTTTTCAGAACTATCGGGGAACATTTCCAAGCGAAGGGAGCGCGCAGCAGCACATACCAGAACAAGACCCGGTGGTGATCTCTGCAGCCAGGCAAGGGGGCCGTCGGTGGGTTCGATGCGGCGCGTCCAGTTTGGCCGCGTGCAGGTCAGGGGCCAAGTGCTTGCGGGGCGGTCGGGCGCGACGATCATTCCCGCGCGCCTGCAAGGCCGAGGTCAACGTACCATGCCAGCCGGCGCCCGGATGCGGGAGGTGCTGCCGCTGTCGGCTCACGCAGCGCGCGGGGCGCGAGGCTCCCGACGGCTGTCACGGCGCCGATCTGCATGTGGTGCGGGCGCGCGCAGCGCGGGCTGAGGTTCCGCTGCTTGATCCGGGTTACACGCGCGTCATGGTGGCCGCGGCACATGCAGCGCGCAGGCGCGCCCCTCCGCAAGACATACGCGAGTTGCAAGGCCACAATAACCGCCCTGGTTCATGCAGCGCGGCGGGCGCGAGCCTCCACCGCGCCCGCCGCGGATATCGTGATCGACGGCCGCGGCCCACGCTGTACGCGGGTGCGTGTCTCCGCAACCCTTCGCTTGGCGCCGCTTGCGCAATCAGATCTGTCGCCTGGCTCGCGCAGCGCGGGCTGACGTTCCGCCCTTCGGCCCGCGTAAGCAGGTCGAACTGCGGCGCCATCCAACTGGGCTGCGTGGCAAGGGCAAAGCGAGCGGCGGAGAGGCTGGCCGCACGGCCCCCGCTGTCGCTTCCGATGTACCAACTGATCCGCGCCCAGACGGCCGCGTCGTCTGCCGCCGCAACCGGCCCGATGTCGCCTGGATCACATCATCTGGCCCCATGTCTGGCCTCATGTCACCCGGCCCGCGGGATCCGGCCCACCCGGCCCGTTCAGCCGACCGAGATGAGCCGGATCGCGCGGTCCTGCTCCATCAGCCAGAGCAGCACCCGGGCCGCCTGGCCGCGGGGGCCGGTCAGCTCGGGGTCCACCGCCAGCAGGGCGCGGGCATCGCTCTGCGCCACCGCCAGCAACGCGGCCTGGCGCTCCAGGTCGGCGATGCGGAAACGCGGCAGGCCCGATTGCGCGGTGCCGATCATGTCGCCGGCGCCGCGGATCGCCAGGTCCTCCTCGGCGATGCGGAAACCGTCCTCGGTTTCGCGCAGCAATTGCAGCCGGCGTTCGGCGGTGCCGCCAAGCGGCGGCTGGTAGAGCAAGAGGCAGGTGGACTCCGCCGCCCCCCGCCCGACCCGGCCGCGCAGCTGGTGCAACTGCGCGAGGCCGAAGATCTCGGCCCGCTCGATCACCATGATCGAGGCATTGGGCACGTTCACCCCCACCTCGATCACCGTGGTGGCGACCAGAACCTTGCTGCGCCCGGCGGCGAAATCGGCCATCGCGGCGTCCTTTTCGGCGGACGGCATCTGGCCGTGGACGAGGCCGACCACCCCCTCGCCAAGCGCGGCGCGCAGCATCTGGAAGCGTTCGGTCGCGGCGGTCAGGTCCAGCACCTCGCTTTCCTCGACCAGCGGGCAGACCCAATAGGCCTGCCGGCCCTCGGCGACGGCGCGGCGCAGATGCTCCACCACTTCGTCGAGGCGCCCGGTGGAGACCAGCGCCGTGCGCACCGGCTGGCGGCCCGCGGGCTTTTCATCCAGCAGGCTGACATCCATGTCGCCATATTGTGCCAGCGCCAGGCTGCGCGGGATCGGCGTTGCCGTCATCACCAGCACATCGGCGGCCCGGCCCTTGGCGCCAAGCTCCATCCGCTGTGCGACGCCGAAGCGGTGCTGCTCGTCGACGACGGCAAGGCGGAGGTCACAAAAATTCACATCCTTCTGAAAAATCGCATGGGTCCCGACCAGCACGTCGATCTGCCCCGCGGCCAGTGCAGCCAGTTTGGCGGCGCGGTCAGCGCCCTTGTCGCGCCCGGTCAGCAGCGCGAGGCGGATGCCTGCGGCCCCGGCCAGCGGCGCCAGGCTTTCCAGATGCTGCCGCGCCAGGATCTCGGTCGGGGCCATCATCGCGCCCTGCCCGCCCGCCTCGACCGCGACCAGCAGCGCGAGAAAAGCGACCAGCGTCTTGCCGGCGCCGACATCGCCCTGCAGCAGCCGGTTCATCCGGCGGTCGCTGGCCATGTCGGCGGCGATCTCGGCAAGGGTGCGGGTCTGCGCGCCAGTGGGGGAATAGGGCAATGACTCCAGAACCTTGCGCTGCAGGGTTCCTGTGCCGCGGCTGGCGCGGCCCTTGCCGCGGCGCAGCGTGGCGCGGGCCAGCGCCAGGGTCAACTGATGCGCGAACAGCTCGTCATAGGCAAGCCGGGCACGGGCCGGGCGGTTGGCGCCATCTCGGCGCCCGAGGCGGGGCATGGGCGGCGCGCAGGGCGTCCGCCCAGTCCGGCCAGCCTTCGCGCGCCTTCAGCGCCGGGTCGATCCATTCGGCGAGATCGGGCGCGCGTTCAAGCGCCGCCGCCGCTGCCCGCATCACCTGCTTCTGGCCAAGGCCGGCGGTCAGCGGATAGACCGGTTCCCAGGCGGGAAGGCCTGCCCCCTCTTCCACGCGCAGGATGTGATCGGGATGCACGATCTGCGCGACATTGTCGAATATTTCGAATTTTCCGGAAACTATGCGCCTTTGCCCGGTCGGCAGTTGCTGCTGAAGCCAGTCGCCCTGGGCGCGGAAGAATACCAGCTGGAACTCGGTCACGGCATCGCGGACCATCACCCGGTAGGGGCCGCCCTTGCGCAGGGGCGGGAAATGCGCACCCACCGTCACCTCGACCGTTGCCACCGCCGGGGGCAGATAGTCGCGGATCGAGGCGCGGGGGCGGCGGTCCACCCCCGAATGCGGCAGCGTGAACAGCAGGTCCCGCGGCTTTTCGACACCGAGCCCGGCGAAGAGTTTCGCGGTTTTCGGGCCGACGCCCTCCAGCGTTTCGAGGCCCGCGAACAGCGGGAACAGCACCGGCGGGCGGCCTTTCACCGGGGGCGCGTCGCTCACCTCATCCCCCGATCAGTGCCAGCCAGGCATCCTCGTCGATCACCTGCACCCCCAGATCGGCGGCCTTGCTGGCCTTGGAGCCCGCGCCCGGGCCGGCGACCAGAATGTCGGTCCGGGCCGAGACCGAACCCGCGACCTTGGCGCCAAGCGCCTCGGCCCGGGCCTTGGCCTCGGCGCGGGTCATGCGCTCCAGCGTGCCGGTGAAGACCACGATCTTGCCGGCGACGGGGCTGTCCGTCACCACGCGGCGGATCACGGGCTGCACGTCCAGATGCGCGGCGAGCTCGTTGATGGCGCCGCGCTCGGCCGGCTGGTGGAAGCTGGTCACGACCGAGGCCGCCAGCACCGGGCCGACGCCGTCGATGGCGATCAGGTCCTGCCATTCGGCATTGCCGCGGGGTTTTTCGGGGTCGCCCGCCGCGGGATCGGCGGCGGTCATCGCGGCCTCGAACGCCGCCCAGGTGCCGTAATGGGCGGCAAGCAGGCTGGCGCCGGTTTCCCCGACATGGCGGATGCCGAGCGCGAAGATCAGCCGGTTCAGCGGGATCGTGCGCTTTTCGTCGATGGCGCGGAACAGGTTGGAGGCGGAGCGCTCGCCCCAGCCATCGCGGTTTTTCAGCTTTTGCAAGGGGTTGGTCGCGTCCCGCGCCTCGAGCGTGAAGATGTCGGCGGGCGCGCGGATCGGCAGCAGGTCGTCTTGGAAGAAGGCCTCGATCTGCCTGGCGCCGAGGCCTTCGATGTCGAAGGCGGCGCGGCTGACGAAATGTTTCAGCTTTTCAACAGCCTGCGCCGGGCAGGCCATCCCGCCGGTGCAGCGGCGCACCGAATCACCCTCCTCGCGCAGCGCGTCCGACCCGCATTCGGGGCAACGGGTGGGGAAGACATAGGGCTGCGCGTCCGCGGGCCGGCGGGCGAGGTCGATATCGGCGATCTTCGGGATCACGTCGCCGGCGCGGTAGACCTGTACCCAGTCGCCGATGCGGATGTCGCGCCCGCCGCGGATCGGCTGGCCGTCGGCGCCGCGCCCGGCGATGTAATCCTCGTTGTGCAGCGTCGCGTTCGAGACGACGACGCCGCCGACCGTGACCGGGACCAGCCGCGCGACCGGGCTGAGCGCGCCGGTGCGGCCGACCTGGATGTCGATCGCCTCGAGCCTTGTCCAGGCCAGTTCGGCGGCGAATTTATGGGCGATGGCCCAACGCGGCGTGGTGGAACGGAAGCCGAGCCGGGCCTGCAGGGCAAGGTCGTCGACCTTGTAGACGACGCCGTCGATGTCATAGCCGAGGCTGGCGCGCTCCGCCTCGATGCTGCGGTATTGGGCAACCAGCGCGGCGGGGCCATCGCAGAGCACGGTCAGCGGGTTGGTGCTGAAGCCGAGTTCGGCAAGGCGGCGGATGGCACCAAGCTGGGTGGCGGCCAAGGGTTCCGACAGCGCGCCCCAGGAATAGGCGAAGAAGCGCAGCGGCCGGGCGGCGGTGATGGCGGCATCGAGCTGGCGCAGGCTGCCGGCGGCGGCATTGCGCGGATTGGCGAAGGTTTTCGCGCCGGCCTCGGCCTGCCGGGCGTTGAGCGCGGCGAAATCGGCATGGGACATGTAGACCTCGCCGCGGACCTCCAGCAGATCGGGCGCGCCGGTCAGGGTTTGCGGGATGTCCGAAATGGTGGCGGCATTGGCGGTGACATTCTCGCCCATCTCGCCATCGCCGCGGGTGGCGGCCTGCACCAGCCTGCCGCGCTCATAGCGCAAGGAGAGCGAAAGGCCGTCGATCTTGGGCTCGGCGGTGAAGAGCAGCGGCGCATCGGGGCCAAGACCGAGGTAGCGGCGGATGCGCGCATCGAATTCCGTCACATCATCTTCGGAAAACGCATTTTCAAGGCTCAGCATCCGGATCTCGTGCCGGACCTTGGCGAAGCCTTCGGCCAGCGGCGCGCCCACCTCTTGCGTGGGGCTGCCGGCGGCAAGGGAGGGGAAGCGGGCCTCGATCTCGGCCAGGCGGCGTTTCAGCGCGTCATAGGCGGCATCGGTGATCTCAGGCGCGTCCTCGGTATGGTAGGCGCGATTCGCGCGGGTGACGGCCTCGGCCAGGCGCTGCCATTCGGCTGCCGCCTGTTCGGGGGCCATCTCGCCGACCGCAAGTTCCGCCAGATCCGCCGCCATGCCGCCGCCTCCGTTCCCATGCGGCTCTTGCCGCCCCGATGCGGCCGGGCCGCCCCAGAGTGATAGGGCGGCGCGCAGGGAAATTCCAGCGGGACGGTCGCGCCCGGGTCTCAGGCGCCGATGGCGATGCGGCGCTCCTGCTCTGCCGGGTTCGGGTCGCGCAGCACATAGCCGCGGCCCCAGACGGTTTCGATATAGGTCTCGCCCCCCGTCGCCTCGGCCAGTTTCTTGCGCAACTTGCAGATGAACACGTCGATGATCTTCAGTTCGGGTTCATCCATGCCACCATAGAGGTGGTTGAGGAACATCTCCTTGGTCAGCGTGGTGCCCTTGCGCAGCGAGAGAAGCTCCAGCATCTGGTATTCCTTGCCGGTCAGGTGCACGGCCTTGCCATCGGCCTCCACCGTCTTGGCGTCGAGATTGACGGCGATCTTGCCGGTCCGGATCACCGATTGCGAATGGCCCTTGGAGCGGCGGATGATCGCGTGGATGCGGGCGACCAGTTCCTCGCGGTGGAATGGCTTGGTCATGTAATCATCGGCGCCGAAGCCGAAGCCCTTGATCTTGTTCTCGGTATCGTCGGCACCGGTCAGGATCAGGATCGGGGTATCCACCCGGGCCAGCCGCAACTGGCGCAGCACGTCGAGCCCGTTCATGTCGGGCAGGTTCAGGTCCAGCAGGATCAGGTCATAGTCATAAAGCTTGGCCAGATCGATGCCTTCTTCGCCCAGATCGGTGCAATAGACATTCAGGTTGGCATGGGTCAGCATCAATTCGATGCTGCGCGACGTGGTGGGGTCATCCTCAACCAACAGGATTCGCATCTGGGGTCACTCCGCTTACTTCCCTTGAACGCTTCTACACTCGGGGCAAATGGTTAATCAGGGGTTACTCTGGCAGAGCGTCAGCCGGTTTCAACCTAAAGTTGTCGATACCGCTGCAAGGTCGTCACTTTCAGTCCTGCCTCCCCGTGCCGGGCAACCGCGGCGCGCCACAGGTCAAACTCTTCCTCGGAGAGGCCATACCGCTCCAGCGCGTCCTTGAGCGGGATCAGGCCATAGGTCACGGCCTTGACCACCCGTGCCTTGCGGCTGGCGACCCAGCGGCGGGTTTCGGGGGATGGCAGGTCGGCGCGCGTCATCACCGTTCCGTCGGGCAGCGTCACTGCGCGGGGGCCGTGGATTTTCTTCAGATACATGGGCTTCCCTCGCGGATCGCATGTTGATCCGGCGCAAGCTGCCCGGCCCGCATTAAAGAGCGGTGAAACGCGGGGTTGTGAGTGCATCGTATTTTCCTATATTCCTGCGATCCACACCAAGACACCGCACAATCCCCTGCCCCGCCCGTACGCCCCGGGGCCGCCAAAGGCCGCCGCCATGCCGCTCGACACGCCCCATCCGCTCAACTCGCTCGGCTTTGCCAAGCCGCCTGCCGAAACGCGGGTGGTGGTGGCGATGTCGGGCGGCGTCGACAGTTCCGTCGTGGCGGCGATGCTCAAGGACGAGGGCTATGATGTGGTCGGCGTCACGCTGCAGCTGTACGATCACGGGGCGGCGCTGGCGAAGAAGGGCGCCTGCTGCGCGGGCCGCGACATCCATGATGCGCGGCGCGTGGCCGAAACGATGGGTTTTGCGCATTACGTGCTCGATTACGAGAACACCTTCCGCGAGGCGGTGATCGAGGAGTTCGCCGATGCCTACCTGGCGGGTGCGACCCCGGTGCCCTGCATCCGCTGCAACGAGCGGGTGAAGTTCAAGGACCTGCTGGCGACGGCGAAGGACCTCGATGCCGATTGCATGGCGACGGGACATTACATCCAGCGCCATGTCGGCGCGGCGGGGCCGGAACTGCACAGCGCCGCCGACCCGAACCGCGACCAGAGCTATTTCCTGTTCTCGACCACGCCCGAGCAGCTGGCCTTCCTGCGCTTTCCGCTCGGCCATCTGCACAGCAAGGCCGAGACCCGGGCGCTGGCGGCGAAATACGGGCTGCCCGTGGCCGACAAGCCCGACAGCCAGGACATCTGCTTTGTCCCCGATGGCAACTATGCCGCGGTGATCGAGAAGCTGCGGCCGGG belongs to Frigidibacter mobilis and includes:
- a CDS encoding methyl-accepting chemotaxis protein — translated: MTLSAVEASVARVRGAGRRAQEIATWVQEFDRRMTEVEAALAGIQTANGEIAGIAGQVNILAINAKIEAARAGEAGRGFAVVAEAINELSRKTAATAGAISENVRGLSGRISGLKADAGKISAEAGAVRSEAAESDRAMEHISGGLKETRSGAAAIASRSAEVAGAVAAFAPAVARIGSGVEGTATAIHETRQRISELIDASEIIVQEAVGLGANSVDARLIAEVQAAAEAIGKAFEAGEARGEISATALFDRDYRAVPGSDPPQFLTRFTEFTDRVLPAIQEPALALDPRVVFCAAVDRGGYLPTHNRKFSQPQGRDPVWNAAHARNRRIFDDRVALKAGNSTAPFLLQVYRRDMGGGAFVTMKDLSAPIRVKGRHWGGLRLAYGFDG
- the ligA gene encoding NAD-dependent DNA ligase LigA — encoded protein: MAADLAELAVGEMAPEQAAAEWQRLAEAVTRANRAYHTEDAPEITDAAYDALKRRLAEIEARFPSLAAGSPTQEVGAPLAEGFAKVRHEIRMLSLENAFSEDDVTEFDARIRRYLGLGPDAPLLFTAEPKIDGLSLSLRYERGRLVQAATRGDGEMGENVTANAATISDIPQTLTGAPDLLEVRGEVYMSHADFAALNARQAEAGAKTFANPRNAAAGSLRQLDAAITAARPLRFFAYSWGALSEPLAATQLGAIRRLAELGFSTNPLTVLCDGPAALVAQYRSIEAERASLGYDIDGVVYKVDDLALQARLGFRSTTPRWAIAHKFAAELAWTRLEAIDIQVGRTGALSPVARLVPVTVGGVVVSNATLHNEDYIAGRGADGQPIRGGRDIRIGDWVQVYRAGDVIPKIADIDLARRPADAQPYVFPTRCPECGSDALREEGDSVRRCTGGMACPAQAVEKLKHFVSRAAFDIEGLGARQIEAFFQDDLLPIRAPADIFTLEARDATNPLQKLKNRDGWGERSASNLFRAIDEKRTIPLNRLIFALGIRHVGETGASLLAAHYGTWAAFEAAMTAADPAAGDPEKPRGNAEWQDLIAIDGVGPVLAASVVTSFHQPAERGAINELAAHLDVQPVIRRVVTDSPVAGKIVVFTGTLERMTRAEAKARAEALGAKVAGSVSARTDILVAGPGAGSKASKAADLGVQVIDEDAWLALIGG
- the hisI gene encoding phosphoribosyl-AMP cyclohydrolase; translation: MPLELSTLRYDANGLIPAIAQDHATGEVLMMAWMNAESLRKTLEDGNVTYWSRSRKLLWTKGGSSGHVQRLVELRIDCDRDCLLLLVDQTGPACHTNRRSCFYTALRDGEELVISEPIA
- the mnmA gene encoding tRNA 2-thiouridine(34) synthase MnmA, translated to MPLDTPHPLNSLGFAKPPAETRVVVAMSGGVDSSVVAAMLKDEGYDVVGVTLQLYDHGAALAKKGACCAGRDIHDARRVAETMGFAHYVLDYENTFREAVIEEFADAYLAGATPVPCIRCNERVKFKDLLATAKDLDADCMATGHYIQRHVGAAGPELHSAADPNRDQSYFLFSTTPEQLAFLRFPLGHLHSKAETRALAAKYGLPVADKPDSQDICFVPDGNYAAVIEKLRPGAAEPGDIVDLEGRVIGAHRGVIHYTIGQRRGLGIGGQGDPLFVVKLDPDTRRVIVGPRAALSTRTVPLREINWLGDEPFDSRPEWHVSVKVRSTRPPRPAVIRPISATEAEVELLDPETGISPGQACVFYDTESPRILGGGWIWKGR
- a CDS encoding iron-sulfur cluster assembly scaffold protein, which codes for MSETDLIRLYSQRILALAADIPHLGRLAAPQGTARRRSPLCGSTVTADVVLRDGKIVDFRQDVKACALGQASAAVAGAAMIGRTRTEVEAARDALEAMLKQGGPVPPAPFAGYEVLLPARDYRNRHASILLALEAAAEAAAAAESGP
- a CDS encoding DUF1153 domain-containing protein, whose product is MYLKKIHGPRAVTLPDGTVMTRADLPSPETRRWVASRKARVVKAVTYGLIPLKDALERYGLSEEEFDLWRAAVARHGEAGLKVTTLQRYRQL
- the gluQRS gene encoding tRNA glutamyl-Q(34) synthetase GluQRS produces the protein MACGSRLRRTRFAPSPTGLLHLGHAHAALAAAARADPGEFLLRIEDIDAARCRPEFEAAIYEDLAWLGLDWQRPVMRQSERRAAYDSALNYLISLNLCYPCRCSRGDIRAALAAPQEGVPLAGPDGLVYPGTCRGRAMRSAGPQDAIRLDMERALTFLRGTALAFSETGSLHTGVHKLDEERLVTHVGDVILFRPTIGTSYHLAVVVDDAAQGITEVTRGEDLFEATQIHVVLQKLLQLQTPSYYHHTLIRDDAGKRLAKRDDARALRRFREDGETPADIRMRIGL
- the ctrA gene encoding response regulator transcription factor CtrA encodes the protein MRILLVEDDPTTSRSIELMLTHANLNVYCTDLGEEGIDLAKLYDYDLILLDLNLPDMNGLDVLRQLRLARVDTPILILTGADDTENKIKGFGFGADDYMTKPFHREELVARIHAIIRRSKGHSQSVIRTGKIAVNLDAKTVEADGKAVHLTGKEYQMLELLSLRKGTTLTKEMFLNHLYGGMDEPELKIIDVFICKLRKKLAEATGGETYIETVWGRGYVLRDPNPAEQERRIAIGA